The following proteins are co-located in the Triticum aestivum cultivar Chinese Spring chromosome 1A, IWGSC CS RefSeq v2.1, whole genome shotgun sequence genome:
- the LOC123110327 gene encoding protein FAR1-RELATED SEQUENCE 4 yields the protein MRYSIEPGINLDEVAEQNRPVLDEDDEDAFIVEEIGDSSDERQVEPIMTLEPKKGMVFDSEDDAVRFYKGYAKKKGFGVMRRTTRYGEDNMVTYFTLACSRQGKTQCSAKNSFMPNPSTRMQCPAKSNFSRREEKFCITSLTLDHNHPISPSKSRFLRCHKKLDLHSKRRLELNDQAGIRMNKNFGSLVMEAGGYGNLEFGEKECRNYLQEKRRLQLGAGDAHAVYQYFLRMQSKDPDFFHVMDVAEDGRLRNVFWADARSRAAYESYWDAITFDTTYLTNKYKMPFAPFVGVNHHGESVLLGCGLLSNEDTETFVWLFKSWLCCMSYKPPNAIITDQCKAMQNAIEEVFPQTRHRWCIWHIMKKIPEKLSGYEKYEKIKYTLSNVVYDSLTKHDFDKAWAEMINKYDLQDNEWLAGLYDNKNRWVPAYVKDTFWAGMSSTQRSESMNSFFDGYVNARTTLKQFVEQYENALRDKVEKENKADSKSFQEEIPCITHYDFEKQFQAAYTNAKFQEFQEQLRGKIYCYPSLLNKQGSLFSFGVSEDRKIFFEGEDGEIKEKWIASEFTVLFNQEECDVQCICRLFEFRGILCSHIISVLALMKIRDVPSRYILQRWRKDFKRKHTFIKCSYGDMLNTPVVQRYDDLCKRSREVAEKGAESDTLRDLVMDGLDELERKIEAYCASQDVQEDGPTSKQEDTMLNKEKLVLSPIPVRSVGRPPSKRKMSKVDQVIKKLRAKKRHVPKTTTKVPSQKQGKGNAHYEGYEAGSFLFFPNEFQELQTNEPATPTHIMSYIDILQGKKDVMDLLAANLNG from the exons ATGAG GTACTCAATCGAGCCTGGTATAAATTTGGATGAAGTAGCAGAACAGAATAGACCAGTActtgacgaagatgatgaagatgcttTCATCGTCGAGGAGATTGGGGATTCTTCGGATGAACGACAAGTAGAGCCAATCATGACATTGGAACCCAAGAAGGGGATGGTGTTCGATAGTGAGGATGATGCTGTCAGGTTCTACAAAGGATACGCTAAAAAGAAGGGCTTTGGTGTGATGAGAAGGACGACTAGATACGGAGAAGATAACATGGTTACTTATTTTACTCTCGCTTGTAGCAGACAAGGAAAGACTCAATGCTCAGCAAAGAACTCATTTATGCCTAATCCGTCAACAAGGATGCAATGCCCAGCTAAGAGTAATTTCTCCCGCCGTGAGGAGAAGTTTTGTATTACGTCTCTTACGCTTGACCACAACCATCCTATAAGTCCAAGCAAATCCAGATTTTTGAGATGCCACAAGAAGTTGGACTTGCATTCAAAGAGAAGGCTAGAATTGAATGATCAAGCAGGAATCCGTATGAACAAGAATTTTGGTTCTCTTGTTATGGAAGCTGGCGGATATGGAAATCTTGAGTTTGGTGAAAAGGAATGTAGGAACTATTTGCAAGAGAAAAGAAGGCTGCAACTTGGTGCTGGAGATGCACATGCTGTTTATCAATATTTTCTTCGTATGCAATCAAAAGATCCAGACTTTTTCCATGTTATGGATGTGGCCGAGGATGGACGTCTGAGAAATGTCTTTTGGGCAGATGCAAGAAGCAGGGCTGCATATGAGTCTTATTGGGATGCCATCACATTTGACACTACATACTTAACAAACAAGTATAAAATGCCTTTCGCTCCTTTTGTTGGTGTAAATCATCATGGAGAATCTGTTCTATTAGGTTGCGGTCTTCTATCCAATGAAGACACCGAAACTTTTGTTTGGTTATTTAAATCTTGGCTCTGTTGTATGTCATACAAACCACCAAATGCTATCATCACTGACCAATGCAAGGCAATGCAAAATGCTATTGAAGAGGTTTTCCCTCAAACTCGTCATAGATGGTGTATATGGCATATCATGAAGAAGATTCCTGAAAAGCTTAGTGGTTATGAGAAGTATGAAAAGATTAAATATACTTTGTCAAATGTTGTGTATGATTCCTTGACCAAACATGATTTTGACAAAGCTTGGGCAGAGATGATCAATAAATATGATCTTCAGGACAATGAATGGCTTGCTGGATTATATGATAATAAAAATCGATGGGTGCCAGCATATGTAAAAGATACATTTTGGGCAGGAATGTCTTCAACACAAAGGAGTGAGAGTATGAATTCTTTCTTTGATGGCTATGTCAATGCTAGAACAACTTTGAAGCAATTTGTGGAGCAATATGAAAATGCATTAAGAGACAAggtagagaaagaaaacaaagctGATTCTAAGTCGTTCCAAGAGGAAATTCCATGCATTACTCACTATGACTTTGAAAAGCAATTTCAAGCAGCATATACCAATGCAAAGTTTCAAGAGTTTCAAGAGCAATTAAGGGGTAAAATCTATTGCTATCCATCTCTGCTGAACAAACAAGGGTCACTTTTCTCATTTGGAGTCAGTGAGGACCGCAAGATTTTTTTTGAAGGGGAGGATGGCGAGATTAAAGAGAAATGGATTGCTTCAGAGTTCACGGTCTTGTTCAACCAAGAGGAATGTGATGTGCAGTGTATTTGTAGACTTTTTGAATTTCGAGGCATCTTGTGTAGCCATATCATTTCTGTGCTTGCTCTCATGAAGATTAGAGATGTACCTTCTAGGTATATATTGCAGCGATGGAGAAAGGATTTTAAGCGCAAACACACATTTATTAAATGCTCCTATGGTGATATGCTGAATACACCAGTCGTGCAGCGTTATGATGATTTGTGCAAGCGTTCCCGCGAAGTGGCAGAGAAAGGTGCAGAGTCTGATACATTGCGTGACTTGGTGATGGATGGCCTTGATGAGTTAGAAAGAAAGATTGAGGCATATTGTGCCAGCCAAGATGTTCAGGAAGATGGTCCAACTTCAAAGCAAGAAGATACAATGCTAAATAAAGAAAAACTTGTACTCAGTCCAATCCCTGTTCGCAGTGTAGGCCGTCCTCCTTCAAAGAGAAAGATGTCTAAAGTGGATCAAGTGATCAAAAAATTGAGAGCAAAGAAGCGGCATGTGCCGAAAACTACAACCAAAGTGCCATCTCAAAAGCAGGGAAAG GGAAATGCTCACTATGAAGGATATGAGGCTGGAAGTTTTTTGTTCTTTCCAAATGAGTTCCAG GAGCTACAAACAAATGAACCTGCTACACCAACTCATATCATGTCTTACATTGATATTCTCCAG GGAAAGAAAGATGTCATGGACTTGCTCGCTGCTAACCTGAATGGATGA